A genomic region of Alnus glutinosa chromosome 11, dhAlnGlut1.1, whole genome shotgun sequence contains the following coding sequences:
- the LOC133881563 gene encoding alpha-L-fucosidase 2-like, giving the protein MEDGEWVLVRPPAEKELWSPSLEDAESSKPLKVTFSGPAKHWTDALPIGNGRLGAMVWGGVATETLQLNEDTLWTGTPANYTNPNAPEALTQVRKLVDNGEYVEATAAAVKLSGAPSDVYQVLGDIKLEFDDSHLTYAEETYYRELDLDTATVRVKYSVGDVEFMREHFASNPDQVIVTKISSSKSGSLSFTVFLDSKLHHTSQVNGKNQIRMEGSCPGKRIPPKVKENDNPKGIQFSAILDLRISDGKGVIQVLDDKKLRVEGSDWAVLLLVASSSFGGPFTKPSDSKKDPTSESINVLESIKNLSYSDLYAHHLDDYQNLFHRVSLQLSKSTKSLLGNNFLKMKKVMSSVTNSNFKESEADSISTAERVKSFQTDEDPSLVELLFQYGRYLLISCTRPGTQVANLQGIWNKDIEPAWDGAPHLNINLQMNYWPSLPCNLSECQEPLFDYISSLSINGSKTAKVNYEASGWVVHQVSDIWAKTSPDRGLAVWALWPMGGAWLCTHMWEHYTYKMDKDFLKNKAYPLLEGCASFLLDWLIEGRGGYLETNPSTSPEHMFIAPDGKPASVSYSSTMDIAIIKEVFSAIVSAAEVLGKTEDSLVKKVLEAQPRLPPTKIARDGSIMEWAQDFQDPDVHHRHVSHLFGLFPGHTISVEKTPDLCKAADYTLYKRGEDGPGWSTTWKIAWWARLHNSEHAYRMVKHLINLVDPDHESDFEGGLYSNLFTAHPPFQIDANFGFSAAVAEMLVQSTIKDLYLLPALPRDKWANGCVKGLKARGGMTVNICWKEGDLHEVGLWSKDQNSLRRLHYRGATVTASISSGTVYTFNRQLKCVKTFSL; this is encoded by the exons ATGGAGGATGGTGAGTGGGTTCTGGTGCGGCCACCGGCAGAGAAGGAACTCTGGAGTCCGAGTTTAGAGGATGCAGAGAGCTCTAAGCCTTTGAAGGTTACATTTTCTGGGCCGGCGAAGCACTGGACCGATGCGCTTCCTATTGGGAATGGGCGGCTTGGAGCTATGGTTTGGGGGGGTGTGGCAACAGAAACTCTCCAGCTTAATG AGGACACACTCTGGACTGGGACCCCAGCAAACTATACCAACCCAAATGCTCCAGAGGCACTAACACAGGTCAGGAAACTTGTTGATAATGGTGAGTATGTTGAAGCCACTGCAGCAGCGGTCAAGTTGTCAGGAGCACCTTCAGAT GTTTACCAAGTTCTTGGGGACATCAAGCTTGAATTTGATGATTCACATCTTACATATGCTGAAGAAACTTACTACAGAGAGCTGGACTTGGATACTGCAACGGTAAGAGTAAAATATTCTGTGGGTGATGTAGAATTTATGAGGGAACATTTTGCTTCCAATCCAGATCAAGTGATTGTGACAAAGATTTCTTCAAGCAAATCAGGGTCTCTGTCATTTACAGTGTTTTTAGACAGCAAGTTACATCATACTTCACAAGTAAATGGAAAAAATCAGATAAGAATGGAAGGAAGTTGTCCTGGAAAAAGGATCCCACCTAAAGTGAAAGAAAATGACAATCCTAAAGGAATTCAGTTTTCCGCGATTCTTGATTTACGGATTAGCGATGGCAAGGGAGTGATACAGGTTTTGGATGACAAGAAGTTGAGGGTGGAAGGTTCAGATTGGGCTGTGTTGCTTCTCGTGGCTTCATCTTCATTTGGTGGGCCATTTACGAAGCCTTCAGATTCTAAGAAGGATCCTACTTCAGAGTCGATCAATGTCTTGGAGTCAATAAAAAATTTGTCATACTCTGACCTTTATGCCCATCATTTGGACGACTATCAGAATCTCTTCCATCGTGTCTCATTGCAGCTTTCAAAAAGCACCAAGAGCCTTTTAGGAAATAACTttttgaagatgaagaaagtAATGTCTTCTGTAACTAATTCAAATTTCAAGGAAAGTGAAGCTGATTCCATTTCAACTGCAGAGAGGGTAAAATCTTTTCAAACTGATGAAGATCCTTCCTTGGTGGAGCTTTTATTCCAGTATGGTCGATATCTACTTATTTCTTGTACACGACCTGGAACTCAGGTGGCAAACCTGCAGGGTATATGGAACAAGGATATTGAACCTGCATGGGA TGGCGCTCCTCACTTGAACATTAATCTTCAAATGAACTATTGGCCTTCCCTTCCTTGCAACCTTAGTGAGTGCCAGGAACCCTTGTTTGATTACATTTCCTCTTTGTCAATCAATGGGAGCAAAACTGCAAAA GTGAACTATGAAGCAAGTGGTTGGGTTGTCCATCAAGTGTCTGACATATGGGCAAAAACATCACCAGATCGAGGTCTGGCTGTGTGGGCTTTATGGCCAATGGGAGGAGCATGGCTTTGTACCCATATGTGGGAACATTATACTTATAAAATGGACAAA gattttctaaaaaataaggCATATCCTTTGTTGGAAGGATGTGCATCATTTTTGTTGGATTGGTTGATTGAAGGCCGTGGAGGATATTTGGAAACCAACCCATCAACTTCTCCTGAGCACATGTTTATTGCTCCGGATGGTAAGCCTGCCAGTGTGAGCTACTCATCAACCATGGACATCGCAATCATAAAAGAAGTTTTCTCTGCAATTGTTTCTGCTGCTGAG GTTTTGGGAAAAACTGAGGATTCTCTTGTTAAAAAAGTCCTTGAGGCTCAACCGAGGCTACCACCAACAAAAATTGCTAGAGATGGTTCCATTATGGAATGG GCACAAGATTTTCAGGACCCGGATGTGCATCATCGACATGTATCACATCTTTTTGGTCTCTTTCCAGGGCATACAATCAGTGTTGAGAAAACGCCAGACTTATGTAAAGCAGCTGATTATACCCTCTATAAAAGAG GAGAGGACGGTCCAGGATGGTCAACTACATGGAAAATTGCATGGTGGGCTCGTCTTCATAACAGTGAGCACGCATACCGGATGGTCAAGCATTTGATTAACTTAGTAGATCCAGATCATGAAAGTGACTTTGAAGGAGGACTATATAGTAACTTGTTCACTGCACACCCCCCTTTCCAGATTGATGCTAACTTTGG TTTTTCAGCAGCAGTTGCAGAAATGCTTGTCCAGAGCACCATAAAGGATCTATACCTACTTCCTGCTCTTCCCCGGGATAAATGGGCGAACGGTTGCGTGAAAGGATTGAAGGCACGTGGTGGGATGACAGTAAACATCTGCTGGAAGGAAGGAGACCTTCATGAAGTCGGCCTTTGGTCCAAGGACCAGAATTCTCTTAGAAGATTACATTATAGAGGGGCTACAGTCACGGCGAGTATATCATCCGGCACGGTTTACACCTTCAATCGGCAATTAAAATGCGTGAAGACGTTCTCTCTCTGA